From Campylobacter upsaliensis, the proteins below share one genomic window:
- a CDS encoding formyltransferase family protein codes for MIKFEKIVCLGEGKFALQCQKIAENFFACPVELLQNDNIKELDGFFASLKNALIISANNTFYLFKKPCIANNTIINYHNSLLPKHRGLNAHIWTIFEDDVKTGISWHKVDEGIDTGDLIIQKEIVLDESFTALSLLRMQYNLALSSLEEALRNLMLNRVKPQNIEALYHSKNEFPNEGYLDLAWEEAKICRFLRAMDCGSHQAQLRLFGRDLKIFYYDLENFNLFLSNDIKLHIKKDRNATN; via the coding sequence GTGATAAAATTTGAGAAGATTGTTTGTTTGGGAGAAGGCAAATTTGCCCTACAATGTCAAAAAATTGCTGAAAATTTTTTCGCTTGTCCCGTAGAACTCTTACAAAATGACAATATAAAAGAACTTGATGGCTTTTTTGCGAGCTTAAAAAACGCTCTTATTATATCTGCGAACAATACCTTTTATCTTTTTAAAAAGCCTTGTATTGCTAATAATACCATTATCAATTATCACAATTCTTTACTGCCTAAACACAGAGGATTAAACGCTCACATTTGGACAATTTTTGAAGATGATGTGAAAACAGGCATTTCTTGGCATAAGGTTGATGAGGGGATAGATACTGGAGATTTAATTATACAAAAAGAAATTGTGCTAGATGAAAGCTTTACAGCCCTTTCTTTACTTAGAATGCAGTATAATTTAGCTCTATCCTCACTTGAGGAAGCTTTAAGGAATTTAATGCTTAATCGCGTTAAGCCACAAAATATAGAGGCACTTTATCATAGTAAAAATGAGTTTCCTAATGAAGGCTATTTGGATTTGGCTTGGGAAGAGGCTAAAATTTGTCGTTTTTTAAGAGCAATGGATTGTGGAAGTCATCAAGCTCAATTAAGGCTTTTTGGAAGGGATTTAAAAATTTTTTATTACGATCTAGAAAATTTTAATCTTTTCTTAAGCAATGATATAAAACTTCATATTAAAAAGGATAGAAATGCAACAAATTAA
- a CDS encoding acyl carrier protein, whose amino-acid sequence MEQIKQFFINIERTDIDENMDNLVSDDVIDSIDIMALVAEIEKHYGKALKAEFINAENFENFASIKKMLESAF is encoded by the coding sequence ATGGAACAAATCAAGCAATTTTTCATCAATATAGAACGAACAGACATTGATGAAAATATGGATAATCTCGTAAGCGATGATGTAATTGATAGCATTGACATTATGGCTTTAGTAGCAGAGATTGAAAAGCACTATGGCAAGGCTTTAAAAGCGGAATTTATCAACGCAGAAAATTTTGAAAATTTCGCAAGTATCAAAAAAATGTTAGAAAGTGCTTTTTAA
- a CDS encoding methyl-accepting chemotaxis protein, whose product MQILNFLRERFKMFNSLNIGVKLVISVAIAVIIGLIAFVTIISVQVSQTMQGEAEKLMLQASKRYANNIEGALNESIALTKSTARTITDSIKNNGYFDITDIETVINNIFDSSAYATYTFLYLNNNTILNDPNIIKEQHIVKEYKSEKGTFGMLLHDTDTSKASKLEKLQFSESIKEIPVVSRIVSSVKGRDLDTVYVGVPARMNFNKHEFVGVSIAMPIFNPKGDFIGVAGYIFDLNDFSNALLDKKLSLFEEDYRVLLAGDGTVSAHQNPDALLKNISEINKYSPESSLKVLEIVKANGEAVLGDYTSPTGKPSFAAVASISTIGNSSHWSILTAAPKDSVLAPLYKMQFLLISLAIVFLIAVLLVVYFQVHRIVGRRLPILVNALDAFFRYINHEKVEVHAIKINANDELGRIGTMMNENIKATKEGLDQDKQAVKESVTTVGIVENGDLTARITANPRNPQLIELKSVLNNLLDVLQTKVGKDMNKIHSIFEEFKSLDFRHKIENASGSVEVTTNALGEEIIKMLKQSSDFANSLANESSKLQNAVQNLTTSSNSQAASLEETAAALEEITSSMQNVSQKTSDVITQSEEIKNVTGIIGDIADQINLLALNAAIEAARAGEHGRGFAVVADEVRKLAERTQKSLSEIEANTNLLVQSINDMAESIKEQTAGITQINESVAQIDQTTKDNVEIANESAIISNTVSDIANNILEDVKKKKF is encoded by the coding sequence ATGCAGATTTTGAATTTTTTAAGAGAAAGGTTTAAAATGTTTAATTCCCTAAACATAGGCGTAAAGCTTGTCATATCCGTGGCAATTGCTGTCATTATAGGCTTAATTGCTTTTGTTACTATCATTTCTGTGCAAGTAAGCCAAACAATGCAAGGTGAAGCTGAAAAGCTAATGCTTCAAGCCTCCAAACGCTATGCAAATAACATCGAAGGCGCACTTAATGAAAGCATAGCCTTAACCAAATCTACCGCAAGGACTATCACGGATTCGATTAAAAACAATGGTTATTTTGATATTACCGATATAGAAACCGTCATCAATAACATCTTCGATAGTTCCGCTTACGCAACTTATACTTTTTTATATCTTAATAACAATACCATCCTAAATGACCCAAATATAATAAAAGAACAACACATTGTTAAAGAGTATAAAAGCGAAAAAGGCACTTTTGGTATGTTACTTCATGATACAGATACCTCTAAGGCTAGTAAGCTTGAAAAGTTGCAATTTAGTGAAAGCATAAAAGAAATTCCTGTCGTGTCAAGAATTGTTTCTTCAGTCAAAGGTAGAGATTTAGATACTGTATATGTAGGAGTCCCTGCTAGAATGAATTTTAACAAACATGAATTTGTGGGTGTGAGTATAGCAATGCCTATTTTTAATCCTAAAGGAGATTTTATTGGCGTTGCAGGCTATATTTTTGACTTAAACGACTTCTCAAATGCCTTGCTTGATAAAAAACTAAGCCTTTTTGAAGAAGATTATAGGGTTTTACTTGCAGGCGATGGAACCGTTTCCGCTCATCAAAACCCTGACGCTCTCCTTAAAAATATAAGCGAAATTAACAAATACTCCCCAGAAAGCTCTTTGAAGGTTTTAGAAATTGTCAAAGCAAATGGAGAGGCGGTTTTGGGCGATTACACTTCACCGACTGGCAAACCTTCCTTTGCTGCCGTAGCTAGTATATCTACCATAGGAAATAGCAGCCACTGGAGTATTTTAACTGCCGCTCCAAAAGATAGTGTTTTAGCACCTTTATATAAAATGCAATTTCTTCTTATCTCCTTAGCCATTGTTTTTTTAATTGCTGTTTTACTTGTGGTTTATTTCCAAGTGCATAGAATTGTAGGTAGAAGACTGCCTATTCTCGTTAATGCACTCGATGCTTTTTTCCGTTATATCAATCACGAAAAGGTTGAAGTTCACGCTATTAAAATTAACGCCAACGATGAGTTAGGACGCATAGGCACAATGATGAACGAAAACATCAAAGCCACCAAAGAAGGCTTAGACCAAGATAAACAAGCTGTAAAAGAAAGTGTTACCACAGTAGGCATAGTCGAAAACGGAGATTTAACAGCAAGAATCACAGCTAATCCTAGAAACCCACAACTCATAGAACTTAAAAGCGTTCTTAATAATCTCCTTGATGTTTTACAAACTAAAGTGGGTAAAGATATGAATAAAATTCATTCTATCTTTGAAGAATTTAAAAGCCTAGACTTTAGACACAAAATAGAAAATGCAAGCGGTAGTGTAGAAGTAACCACTAATGCCTTAGGCGAAGAAATCATCAAAATGCTTAAACAAAGCTCTGATTTTGCAAATTCTTTAGCCAATGAAAGCTCCAAACTTCAAAACGCTGTGCAAAACCTTACTACAAGTTCAAATTCTCAAGCTGCTTCTTTAGAAGAAACTGCTGCTGCTTTAGAAGAGATAACCTCCTCTATGCAAAATGTTTCTCAAAAAACAAGTGATGTTATCACTCAAAGTGAAGAGATTAAAAATGTTACAGGCATTATAGGTGATATAGCTGACCAAATCAATCTTCTAGCCCTTAATGCTGCCATAGAAGCAGCAAGAGCAGGAGAACACGGAAGAGGCTTTGCCGTCGTGGCTGATGAAGTAAGAAAACTAGCAGAAAGAACCCAAAAGTCTTTAAGTGAGATAGAAGCAAATACTAACTTACTTGTCCAATCTATCAATGATATGGCAGAAAGCATTAAAGAACAAACTGCTGGTATCACACAGATTAATGAAAGTGTGGCTCAAATAGATCAAACCACTAAGGATAATGTAGAAATTGCTAATGAAAGTGCTATCATCTCTAATACTGTTAGTGATATAGCTAATAATATCCTTGAAGATGTGAAGAAGAAGAAGTTTTAG
- a CDS encoding phosphopantetheine-binding protein translates to MQQIKQFFKNIGREDLDENSQNLLSSGLIDSLDIMAFIAEVQKHYKKPFLLGGGGGVEPNDFENFENIKKLIERVML, encoded by the coding sequence ATGCAACAAATTAAACAATTTTTTAAGAATATAGGGCGTGAGGATTTAGATGAAAATTCTCAAAATTTACTTAGTTCTGGCTTGATTGATAGTTTGGATATTATGGCTTTTATTGCTGAAGTGCAAAAACATTACAAAAAGCCATTTTTATTGGGGGGGGGGGGGGGGGTAGAACCTAATGATTTTGAAAATTTTGAAAATATCAAAAAGTTGATTGAAAGAGTAATGTTATGA
- a CDS encoding polysaccharide deacetylase produces the protein MKILMYHYVRESVPHLPFFRYLSFDNFKKQLDYFEKNFGLVSFEEFCRLKTEPEFINMLKNKILLSFDDGLKEHFTLVYPELLKRGALGIFFMPTAVLKEEKALYVHKIHYLLGHGGGGVSSLI, from the coding sequence ATGAAAATCCTGATGTATCATTATGTGCGTGAAAGTGTGCCACATTTGCCATTTTTTCGTTATTTGTCTTTTGATAATTTTAAAAAACAATTAGATTATTTTGAAAAAAATTTTGGCTTGGTATCTTTTGAGGAATTTTGCCGCCTTAAAACAGAGCCTGAATTTATCAATATGCTTAAAAATAAGATTTTGCTCAGCTTTGATGACGGCTTAAAAGAGCATTTTACCTTGGTCTATCCAGAGCTTTTAAAAAGGGGAGCTTTGGGAATTTTCTTTATGCCAACTGCGGTTTTAAAAGAGGAAAAAGCTTTGTATGTGCATAAAATTCACTATTTGCTAGGACACGGGGGGGGGGGGGTAAGCTCCTTGATTTAG
- a CDS encoding polysaccharide deacetylase family protein translates to MCENENAYLFEDYYDLLDDEESVKQFKLLLNYNLKEEFKEEVLSALLAKCNLSEAQIYENYYLNHEELKIMSENQMLIGSHAHSHINFLNLNAKQEADEVRKSFEILSFLDPTIRTFCYPYGEFSRNSRAILQNLGVDFAFVSLDEYKKDIDEEDLKKNPFTLSRYDCNAFKFGKASMG, encoded by the coding sequence ATGTGTGAAAATGAAAATGCCTATTTGTTCGAAGATTATTATGATTTACTTGATGATGAAGAGAGCGTGAAGCAATTTAAGCTTTTATTAAATTATAATCTCAAAGAAGAATTTAAAGAAGAGGTTTTATCCGCCCTGTTAGCGAAATGTAACTTAAGCGAGGCACAAATTTACGAAAATTATTATCTTAACCACGAAGAGCTTAAAATAATGAGTGAAAATCAAATGCTTATAGGAAGCCACGCTCACTCTCACATTAATTTCTTAAATCTTAACGCCAAACAAGAAGCAGATGAAGTGAGAAAATCTTTTGAAATTTTAAGCTTTTTAGACCCTACCATTCGCACTTTTTGCTATCCTTATGGGGAATTTAGTAGGAATTCAAGGGCTATTTTGCAAAATTTGGGAGTTGATTTTGCCTTTGTAAGCTTAGATGAGTATAAAAAAGACATCGATGAAGAGGATTTAAAGAAAAATCCTTTTACTTTAAGCCGTTATGATTGTAATGCCTTTAAATTTGGGAAAGCGAGTATGGGATAA
- the purN gene encoding phosphoribosylglycinamide formyltransferase — MLIKLAILFSGNGSNLENLLTKLHQKTFGKTHFEVVLCLCNKRDAYGIERARKFGLESVIIEHKDFKSREEFDEVVVEKIKESGADLTILAGFMRILSPVFTQNVKAINLHPSLLPLFKGANAIKESFESDMKVAGVSVHWVSEELDGGKIIAQKAFEKKNLSFEEFEAQIHALEYELLPQSVIELFDKS; from the coding sequence ATGCTTATAAAACTTGCCATACTTTTTAGCGGAAATGGAAGTAATTTAGAAAATTTACTCACAAAACTCCATCAAAAAACCTTTGGTAAAACGCATTTTGAAGTGGTGCTTTGTTTGTGTAACAAAAGGGACGCTTATGGTATAGAAAGAGCTAGGAAATTTGGGCTTGAGAGCGTGATTATCGAACATAAAGATTTTAAAAGTCGCGAGGAATTTGATGAAGTGGTAGTTGAAAAGATTAAGGAAAGTGGGGCGGATTTAACGATTTTGGCAGGTTTTATGCGAATTTTAAGTCCTGTTTTTACACAAAATGTGAAAGCGATTAATCTTCACCCCTCACTTCTACCCCTTTTTAAGGGTGCAAATGCTATAAAAGAAAGCTTTGAAAGTGATATGAAAGTCGCGGGTGTGAGTGTGCATTGGGTCAGTGAGGAGCTTGACGGAGGAAAAATCATCGCACAAAAAGCCTTTGAAAAGAAAAATTTGAGCTTTGAGGAATTTGAGGCACAAATTCACGCTTTAGAATATGAGCTTTTGCCTCAAAGCGTGATTGAGCTTTTTGATAAATCTTAA
- a CDS encoding DUF2920 family protein produces MLVEKSFFIDGAYDVELGLKRNSKLEYRLSYDDSKDIKAIVFLIGGFGANANMNFLDFERKSVAKAHPVCVISPIYHCFCARVGVIEPYNPYLIPNAKDIELMQKILQLLKCNDRVDVGNYLGFLPWLDEHLQEYKNNKVLEENFMVRLNCDVVPKNGDYQNYGIMSALDIMCIVKDLALQIPEFAELPKIYVGGSYGGYLAMLCAKIAPFYVDGVLDNSGVVLPWLPHILGRETGVPEFVINGKHYALACFVKKFWTKDENSPYYFSNANYYARTILNTKHLQTLAEKSKKTIFVHYHSNLDDGAPAAQKIELSEKLKELGFDDTLHLIKDENDIDGRAVKSLEHGLRMSDKALCRKELPKMLEKLQGRKSPVGEDNEISYVCEDKLFTFKDDGGGVCA; encoded by the coding sequence ATGCTTGTAGAAAAGAGTTTTTTTATAGATGGAGCCTATGATGTGGAGCTTGGACTTAAGAGAAATTCAAAGCTTGAATACCGCTTAAGTTACGATGATAGTAAGGATATTAAGGCTATCGTTTTTTTAATTGGTGGTTTTGGAGCAAATGCAAATATGAATTTTCTCGATTTTGAGCGTAAAAGCGTGGCAAAAGCACATCCAGTATGCGTTATAAGCCCCATTTATCACTGCTTTTGTGCGAGGGTGGGTGTCATAGAGCCTTATAACCCTTACTTGATTCCAAATGCTAAGGATATAGAGCTTATGCAAAAAATTTTACAGCTTTTAAAGTGTAATGATAGAGTCGATGTGGGCAATTATTTAGGCTTTTTGCCTTGGCTTGATGAGCATTTACAAGAATATAAAAATAACAAAGTTTTGGAAGAAAATTTTATGGTGCGTCTTAATTGTGATGTCGTGCCTAAAAATGGAGATTATCAAAATTACGGCATTATGAGCGCACTTGATATAATGTGCATTGTGAAAGATTTAGCTTTGCAAATCCCCGAATTTGCGGAGCTTCCTAAAATTTATGTGGGAGGGAGTTACGGGGGCTATTTGGCTATGCTTTGTGCGAAAATCGCTCCTTTTTATGTTGATGGCGTTTTGGATAATAGCGGGGTCGTTTTGCCTTGGCTACCGCATATTTTAGGGCGTGAGACGGGGGTTCCTGAATTTGTAATCAATGGAAAGCATTATGCGCTTGCTTGTTTTGTAAAGAAATTTTGGACAAAAGATGAAAATTCGCCCTATTATTTTTCCAACGCAAATTATTATGCAAGGACGATTTTAAATACTAAGCATCTTCAAACTCTCGCCGAAAAATCTAAAAAGACAATTTTCGTGCATTATCACTCAAATTTAGATGATGGCGCACCTGCTGCACAAAAGATAGAATTAAGCGAAAAGCTCAAAGAACTGGGCTTTGATGATACCTTGCATTTAATCAAAGATGAAAATGATATAGACGGACGCGCTGTAAAAAGCCTAGAGCACGGACTTAGAATGAGTGATAAGGCTTTATGTCGTAAAGAGCTGCCTAAAATGCTCGAAAAATTACAAGGTAGGAAAAGTCCTGTGGGAGAGGATAATGAAATCAGCTATGTGTGTGAAGACAAGCTTTTTACCTTTAAAGATGACGGGGGGGGGGTATGTGCTTGA